GCTCTGGCTCACGGCCGGTTCCCTGTCCCTCGCGGCGGGGCTGGCCGTCACCGCCCAACAGACAACCGTGGCGGGAGTGACCGCTGCCTGGGCAGTCAGCATGACCGGACTCAGTGCAGCCACCGCCGGACTGACCGCCATGATCGCCGACCGTGTTCCAGTCAACCAGCGCGGCATGGTATCCAGCGCGATCTACGGACCCCAGGCCCTCGGCGTGGTGGCCGGCATCGCCCTCGTCTCTGCCTTCGGACTCTCCACTTCAAGCGGTTACATCGTCATCGCGGTCCTGCTGATCATCTGCGCGGTGCCGTTCCTGGTGCGCTACCGCGACCCTGTCTACAGCTCAGAGCCCTCCCTGCGCCTGCGTGCGCTACTGGCCCTCGTGGGAAACTCTCTGCGCAGCCGCGAGTTCGCCTGGGCCTTCGGCGGCCGGCTCCTGGTCAACCTGGCGAACTCCCTCGGTGTCTGCTACACCCTGTACTTCCTGACCGACGACCTGAAGGTCCCCGACCCGGCGAGCAGCCTCCTGGCTTGTACCGGCCTGTACCTCGTGGCCGGAATCCTGGCCACCTCCGTCGTCGGCGTGCTCTCCGACCGCCTGGGCAGACGACGGGTCTTCGTCGCGCTGGCGGCACTTCTCCAGGCGGTCGCGGGGTTTCTCCTGGCGGCCTTCCCGAACCTCACCGTGACCCTGGCGGCATCCGCGATCATGGGTGCCGGCTTCGGAGCGTACATGTCCGTCGACCAGGCCCTGATCACCCAGGTCCTGCCCGATGCGGAGAGTCGGGCCCAGGACCTCGGCATCATGAACATCGGCTCAGTGGTCCCGCCCACCCTGGCCCCGCTGATCGCCAGCCTCATCATCACCTCCGACCGTGGCTATCCGGTCCTGTTCGCCCTCGTGGGTGCCACCGCGTCCGTCGGCGTCCTGCTCGTGTACCGCGTACGGTCCGTCCGATAAAGGCGCCCAGGCCCGGGACTGTAAATCGTTCGGTGTAACTCCCGATCATGGAAGCTGCATCGATGACCAGTGAGAACGTGGCCGAGCGGGAGGCTGTCGAGCCGGCAGCGGCTCCGTCGGCGAAGGCCGTGGACGACCAGTTGATCGACGAGCCGGTGAGCCGGGCCCGGGCCCAGGGCCTGCAGCTGACCGGCGAGGGCGACTGCTCCAGCAGCTGACCAAACGGCTTCTGGAGCCCGCCCTGGAGGGCGAGATCACCGACCACCTCGGCTAGGACAAGCACGATCCGGCGGGCAAGGACGGCGGCAACTCCCGCAACGGCACACGCTCCAAGAGGGTGCTGACGGACGTCGGGCCGGTGGAGATCGTTGTGCCCCGTGACCGGGACGGCTCGTTCGAGCCGAAGATCGTCAAGAAGCGAGTGCGTCTAACACGGCCATCATGTCGCTCGATCCCACCGGCAAGGGCCAGGCCCGCTGGACCATGCGCTGGAAGACCGCGCTGAACGCCTTCGACATCACCGTCGACGGCCGCCTGACGGCGGCCCGCCAGTAACCCCGACCAACCTGGTCACACCGTTCGTTTGACAGACCCGGCGGCGACTGGCGCAGACCAGGGGGTGACCGGTCCGGAGGCGGTCGCACGAACTGTCGACAAGCTGCTGAACTCAGGAGAGAGACCGGCCACCTTCCCTGTTCACAGAGTGTGAACCACTCGTGACGGGAACAGGGATCCGCCTTCCGGGAACGAGGACGGGTCCTTCTGTTCCTTGCAGTGGCATTGAGCTTTTCCAAGCTCATGTTCATGCTGGTCAGCGGTCTGTCGAGGGCTGAACGCATCGGTCGGGAGTGCGAGGCCTTGACCAGCAGGTCCGTAGTCGGTTACAGCGTTTCGGGTGCTCCGCCGGGCGTGGCTGGTAGTGCTGCTGGCCAGGTTGGAAAAGGCTCCCTGACTATCCCGACCCCCGGCCCCCGCCCACTGCGCGGGGGCCGGGGGCTGCTGTCATGCCCGACCGCGCAACGTGGGCCCAGGCTGCGGCCACCCCGCTGGACGGCTGGCACTCAGCGGCTCGACCAGGTGGAGCGCATAACGAGCCTCGAGCACCCTCAGCTCTCCGGGCTGGGGCGGAACCCGGCAGCGATCAACTCGTCCAGGTCTTGATCTGAGCGGCGACCTCACGCACCGGGAGTCCGTCCCGAGCGGCGCGGGCCAACGGGAGAACGGTGTCCAGGCCAGAGCTCACCGGCATACCGCACGCGGACAGGTAAGCCGCGGTCACCGTGGCTGCGAAAAGCAGGTTCCGCATTTCCAAGCTCGGATTTCTCGCCAGCTCGCACAGCAGCGCCGCGGCCTTGTGATGGGGTTCGGGGTAGACCTCGTGGTCAAGGATCTCCGCCCGGTGACGTGCTTCCGCCGCGACCGGGACACCGTAGTCGACGACCTGCGGATCTCCCGGAATCTGCTGCGCCACTGCCAGGATCCACCCGAGATCGATGCGGAGGTTCACGCGGCGTCCCTCGGTGCCGTCTGCGCCGGCTTGTCAGGGAGGCCGGGGTAGCGGTCCTCACCGACTTCCGCATCGAATACGTCCGTGTACGCGGCAAGGAACGATGCAGCGCCGGCCATGAAGGCAGCACGGGACTGGTTCACGTCGGCCT
This is a stretch of genomic DNA from Streptomyces sp. TG1A-8. It encodes these proteins:
- a CDS encoding MFS transporter, which encodes MSTEFHNPVRASVGTAGADAGHGPTESVSRGWTILFGLVWFGYWMANLVPLQLLLPQQLEAIDPSSKVHDFAVVNAVSGLVALFALPLCGALCDRSRSRFGRRRLWLTAGSLSLAAGLAVTAQQTTVAGVTAAWAVSMTGLSAATAGLTAMIADRVPVNQRGMVSSAIYGPQALGVVAGIALVSAFGLSTSSGYIVIAVLLIICAVPFLVRYRDPVYSSEPSLRLRALLALVGNSLRSREFAWAFGGRLLVNLANSLGVCYTLYFLTDDLKVPDPASSLLACTGLYLVAGILATSVVGVLSDRLGRRRVFVALAALLQAVAGFLLAAFPNLTVTLAASAIMGAGFGAYMSVDQALITQVLPDAESRAQDLGIMNIGSVVPPTLAPLIASLIITSDRGYPVLFALVGATASVGVLLVYRVRSVR